The following proteins are co-located in the Sporosarcina pasteurii genome:
- a CDS encoding YihY/virulence factor BrkB family protein: MKTVKRVISRFFKERFFDQAAQTAYYLLLSMLPFLIFLFSLLSFFTVNEEVLLNFLEPFTPVEAFLLIEKNLHVILNKNQGNVVYMSLAGAFWLSSMAVQSLARSLDLANGHKRQYPFWQVLIRDLGITLLFMLVIPLSLFLPIIDEALHRMMTHADSVHAWHSWLYIRPAIRWGMGSLFLLAFFLLFYKIVPTGKMAIKTVLPGALFTTIGWQLFSLSFGKYVSNVDYTLLYGQLSGIILLVLWFYSTAIIILLSGLLNAEFRRSSRKRRR, translated from the coding sequence ATGAAAACTGTCAAACGCGTAATCAGTCGTTTCTTCAAAGAACGATTTTTTGATCAAGCCGCGCAAACTGCTTACTATTTATTACTATCGATGTTACCATTTCTTATCTTTCTATTTTCCTTACTTAGTTTCTTTACAGTTAACGAAGAAGTATTGTTAAATTTTCTAGAACCCTTTACCCCTGTTGAAGCTTTCCTGTTAATTGAAAAAAACTTACATGTAATTTTGAATAAAAACCAAGGAAATGTTGTTTATATGAGCTTGGCAGGAGCGTTCTGGTTGTCGTCTATGGCGGTACAATCACTTGCACGCTCGTTAGACTTAGCAAATGGACATAAGCGCCAGTACCCCTTTTGGCAAGTACTCATACGAGATCTAGGCATAACCTTATTGTTTATGCTTGTCATCCCATTGTCTTTATTTTTACCGATAATTGATGAGGCGTTACATCGAATGATGACGCATGCTGATTCAGTGCATGCATGGCATAGCTGGTTATATATTCGCCCCGCGATTCGATGGGGGATGGGCTCGTTGTTTTTGTTAGCTTTTTTTCTACTGTTTTATAAGATTGTCCCGACTGGTAAAATGGCAATCAAAACCGTGTTACCGGGGGCTTTATTTACAACAATCGGTTGGCAGTTGTTTTCGCTATCATTTGGCAAATATGTATCAAATGTTGACTATACCCTCTTGTATGGACAATTGTCTGGTATCATTTTACTTGTACTTTGGTTTTATTCAACAGCTATAATTATTTTATTGTCTGGATTGTTAAATGCTGAATTTCGAAGATCTTCTAGGAAAAGGAGAAGGTAA